One stretch of Cygnus olor isolate bCygOlo1 chromosome 1, bCygOlo1.pri.v2, whole genome shotgun sequence DNA includes these proteins:
- the KCNRG gene encoding potassium channel regulatory protein has translation MSSREVVALSVGGVRFVTRASTLRQFPESRLARMLSEDDQEFKLVNGEFFVDRDGTLFSYILDFLRTLQVSLPADFSDFERLRREAEFYELYPLADLLGQEHLLKPRLEILEVRFFLQETQAFFRIFGSCSTTVERLADQITVFMGQSWSSPFPSQKPLVPLPSERPSHHDLVFQCGTEYATGDQFVARYVSIKPDNRKLINGVNVLGLLVDTLLKDGFRLVSTRTVSSEEKVECYSFERLKRPAGLAVTVSQTPGSSGTAQAKRSHMQKGK, from the exons ATGAGCAGTCGGGAGGTGGTCGCTCTGAGCGTGGGAGGTGTGAGATTTGTAACCCGGGCGTCCACCTTGCGGCAGTTCCCCGAGTCCAGGTTAGCACGGATGTTGAGCGAAGACGACCAGGAATTTAAGCTGGTGAACGGGGAGTTTTTTGTGGACAGGGACGGAACTTTGTTTAGTTACATCCTGGACTTTCTGAGGACTCTGCAGGTCTCTCTGCCTGCTGATTTTTCGGACTTCGAGAGGCTGCGCAGAGAAGCAGAGTTCTATGAGCTCTACCCTCTGGCTGACCTTCTGGGCCAGGAACACCTGCTGAAGCCAAGGCTGGAGATCCTGGAGGTGCGTTTTTTCCTCCAGGAGACGCAGGCTTTTTTCCGCATCTTTGGTTCCTGCAGCACCACCGTGGAGAGGCTGGCTGACCAGATCACCGTGTTcatggggcagagctggagtagcccttttccttctcagaaacCACTTGTTCCACTTCCCTCGGAAAGACCTTCTCATCACGACCTGGTTTTTCAGTGTGGAACTGAATATGCCACCGGTGACCAGTTTGTGGCCAG gtATGTTTCCATAAAGCCTGACAATAGGAAGCTGATTAATGGTGTTAATGTGCTGGGCCTGCTGGTTGACACCTTACTCAAAGACGGATTTCGCCTCGTAAGCACCAGGACAGTTTCCAGTGAGGAAAAAGTCGAATGCTACAGCTTTGAAAGGCTGAAGAGGCCAGCAGGCCTCGCCGTCACGGTGAGCCAAACCCCAGGGAGCTCTGGGACAGCGCAGGCAAAGAGAAGCCACATGCAGAAGGGGAAATAA